The DNA sequence TATAGATAATATCTTGATGCGTATTACAGATATTTGTCTTTCCCTTCCGCAATTACCTATTTTATTATTAGTGATTTATCTTTTTCGAGATCCAGTAAAATCCTTATTAGGAGCAGAATTAGGGATTTTTACCCTAGTAGTTTTAATTATTGGCTTATTAAATTGGATGTCCGTAGCAAGATTAGTCAGAAGTTCATTCTTGCAAATTAAAGAAAGAGAATTTATCAGTGCCGCCCGTAGCTTAGGTGCAAATTCTTGGCGCATTATGTGGCAACATATTCTCCCCAACGTTATTAATATAATTATTGTTGCCGCTACCCTTGCCGTTGGAAACGGGATTATAGTTGAATCAACTCTGAGTTTTTTAGGTCTAGGATTTCCCCCAGATATTCCCACTTGGGGAAGAATGTTATATGAAGCTCAAGAATATTTGCCCACATCTCCTCACATGGCAATTTTCCCCGGCTTGGCAATTTTTCTCACCGTTTTGAGCATTAATTATCTGGGAGATAAGTTTAATTAACCTCCGTTTGGCACAATAATATCGGATTTAGACAAGTTGCAGGTAAGTGCTTTTCTTTTTCTAACATGGTAATGAGTCAGGTGAACTACTCACATTCGCTACGCTGAAATGTGAGCTTCTTACCCAACAGAATGCGTTATAGTAGATTTCTTGCGTCCTCTGCTATCTCGTCTTACATCTGGGCAGTAAGCTGAAACTCCAGTTCCTGAAGCCAAAATTCGCAGTCCTTCATCTCTGATATTTTTTGATGCGTTTATATCTCTATCGTGTTTTTCTTTACATCTAGGACACTCCCATTGTCTAATATCTAACGGTAAGCTATCAACTACATTCAAACAATGATTACAAGTTTTAGAACTAGGAAAAAATCTATCTATCTCAATATAAATCTTACCTTCTTGTTCACACTTGTATTTGAGCATTGTCTGAAATTGCCCCCAACCTACTTGTTGTATTGACTTAGCTAGACAATGATTTTTTACCATCCCTTTGATGTTTAGATTTTCGCATACCACAACTTGATTCTCGTTTACTATCCTGCGTGATAGTTTATGCTGAAAATCTTCCCGACACCGAGATATTTTATTATGAACTTTTGCTACCTTGATTCTGGCTTTATTTCGGTTATTTGAACCTTTCCGTTTACGAGATAAATCTTTCTGTTTATTCTTTAGATTACGTTCATGTTTTTCTAACCATCTAGGGTTATCAAACTTAGAACCATCACTGGTTACACAAAAATGTTTTATTCCCATATCCAAGCCGATTGCTTTACCTTCTGTATTTGGTAATGGTTGTTCCTTTCCATTTTCAAATAAAATAGACGCATAATACTGCTCTGCTTTATTTTTAGAGATAGTTACAGTCTTGATCTCACCGTCAATAGGGCGATGAACTTTAGCATAAATCTCTCCCAACTTAGGAAAAGTAATTATGTCCCCTTTGATTTTGACATTTTGAGGATAGCTAAGAGCTTGTTTCCCATGCTTAGACTTGAATCTAGGAAAGGAGCTTCGTTTCTCAAAGAAGTTGATAAAAGAACGACTTAGATTGAGACATACCACCTGTAAACATTGGGAATAAGTCTCTGTTAGCCATTCATATTCTTTCTTGAGAGAAGGTAATTGTTTTTGTAAATCATAACGGGATAATCCTTTACCTGTTTGCTTGTATGTTTCGTTAGTCAAGGCTAAAAACCTATTCCAAAGCCATCTGCACGAGCCAAAAGCTGATTCTAACGACTCTTTCTGCTGATTTGTTGGATACAAGCGAACTTTGACTATTTTTAGCATATCAAGAAACTTTTTTATGATAAATTAATTCTAACATAGATTTTTGGTATTGTGTGGAATCAATCC is a window from the Cyanobacterium sp. Dongsha4 genome containing:
- a CDS encoding ABC transporter permease, producing the protein MLKLFWSKLIRDKTAIFALIILSFIIIAIIFFPLFYTTPIDMIDFSQSSLPPNWQHPFGTNDLGQDQLARILFGGRVSLTVGITSMIVAISVGTMVGAIAGYYGGVIDNILMRITDICLSLPQLPILLLVIYLFRDPVKSLLGAELGIFTLVVLIIGLLNWMSVARLVRSSFLQIKEREFISAARSLGANSWRIMWQHILPNVINIIIVAATLAVGNGIIVESTLSFLGLGFPPDIPTWGRMLYEAQEYLPTSPHMAIFPGLAIFLTVLSINYLGDKFN
- a CDS encoding RNA-guided endonuclease TnpB family protein gives rise to the protein MLKIVKVRLYPTNQQKESLESAFGSCRWLWNRFLALTNETYKQTGKGLSRYDLQKQLPSLKKEYEWLTETYSQCLQVVCLNLSRSFINFFEKRSSFPRFKSKHGKQALSYPQNVKIKGDIITFPKLGEIYAKVHRPIDGEIKTVTISKNKAEQYYASILFENGKEQPLPNTEGKAIGLDMGIKHFCVTSDGSKFDNPRWLEKHERNLKNKQKDLSRKRKGSNNRNKARIKVAKVHNKISRCREDFQHKLSRRIVNENQVVVCENLNIKGMVKNHCLAKSIQQVGWGQFQTMLKYKCEQEGKIYIEIDRFFPSSKTCNHCLNVVDSLPLDIRQWECPRCKEKHDRDINASKNIRDEGLRILASGTGVSAYCPDVRRDSRGRKKSTITHSVG